Proteins from a genomic interval of Tautonia rosea:
- a CDS encoding helix-turn-helix transcriptional regulator, translating into MTTQFDRRGFDPDSSDRPLLDLIRRRGPLTVAEMATELGVTATAVRNRLIRLCGAGLVERRAEHVGRGRPRHVYQASVEAHRRLGQNYADLAVALWEELMRNVEDRKLRRMLFTRITDRLADLYRNEVRGRGWQERLEQLGTVLHGRGIETEVAQRGDAMPVLELHSCPYFELAEADRDICALERKMFEKVLGHGLRLSQCRLDGHRSCDFEAKPPPTSDPSRAQAS; encoded by the coding sequence ATGACCACCCAGTTTGATCGTCGCGGTTTTGACCCGGACAGTTCCGACCGACCGTTGCTGGATCTCATTCGGCGACGAGGTCCGCTGACGGTCGCCGAGATGGCTACGGAGCTGGGGGTCACGGCCACTGCCGTCCGCAATCGGCTGATCCGGCTCTGCGGTGCCGGGCTGGTCGAACGTCGGGCCGAGCATGTGGGACGCGGACGACCTCGACACGTCTATCAGGCAAGTGTCGAGGCGCACCGCCGCCTTGGTCAAAATTACGCGGACCTTGCGGTCGCGCTCTGGGAAGAGCTGATGCGCAACGTCGAGGATCGCAAACTCAGGCGTATGTTGTTCACCCGGATCACCGATCGCCTGGCCGACCTGTATCGGAACGAGGTCCGCGGCCGTGGCTGGCAAGAGCGCCTCGAACAACTCGGAACCGTGCTGCACGGACGGGGGATCGAGACCGAGGTCGCCCAGCGAGGTGACGCAATGCCGGTGCTCGAACTTCACTCGTGCCCTTACTTCGAGCTTGCTGAGGCCGACCGAGACATTTGCGCCTTGGAACGCAAAATGTTCGAGAAGGTTCTTGGCCACGGGCTTCGTCTCAGCCAGTGCCGTCTCGACGGGCACCGGTCCTGTGATTTCGAGGCCAAGCCTCCCCCAACATCCGACCCTTCCCGGGCTCAGGCAAGCTGA
- the sufD gene encoding Fe-S cluster assembly protein SufD, with the protein MSSATTTPAAGGFTEATFTSFLDTRDEPSWLLDRRRSAFERFKTTPLPTLRDEEWRRTDIRALKLDRFTPPSSREPSEAARNALDPVARGLDSLYGTGIAQVDGCPTRVADASKLGGAVFLNLATAIKEHPDLLRDHLMTEAFQVDADAFAALHAAFWTGGVLLYVPKGVKVEVPLFHLIGLSPEGTTDLNHTLVLLDEGAEATLVQETAGADRGKEPGLHVGGVELILRRGSKLRFVNLQNWDEATWHLSRERALVGADAALQWTVGGLGGRVAKVNQDVALVGEKARAQVNGVMFTSGRQNLTYITRQDHMAPNTTSDLLYKGGLKDKSRLVWRGMIKVEPDAQHTDAYQKNDNLVLDEDARADSIPGLEIEANEVRCTHGATAGPVDPEMVFYAQARGIDRATATRLIVEGFFANVYDRISVEPVRDTLAQAVAQKLESGSTSSLSLTETVGS; encoded by the coding sequence ATGAGCAGCGCCACCACGACTCCAGCCGCCGGCGGCTTCACCGAAGCGACCTTCACCTCGTTCCTCGACACTCGCGACGAGCCGAGCTGGTTGCTCGATCGTCGTCGATCGGCGTTCGAGCGGTTCAAGACCACTCCCCTCCCGACGCTTCGCGATGAGGAATGGCGACGCACCGACATCCGTGCGCTCAAGCTCGATCGGTTTACTCCCCCGTCCTCTCGAGAGCCATCCGAAGCGGCCCGGAACGCCCTTGATCCAGTCGCTAGGGGCCTCGATTCCCTTTATGGCACCGGCATCGCTCAGGTCGATGGGTGTCCGACGCGCGTTGCTGACGCTTCGAAACTCGGCGGAGCGGTCTTCCTCAATCTTGCCACCGCGATCAAGGAGCATCCCGACCTGCTTCGTGATCACCTCATGACTGAGGCGTTCCAAGTGGACGCCGACGCCTTTGCCGCCCTTCATGCAGCCTTCTGGACGGGAGGGGTGCTGCTCTATGTGCCAAAAGGGGTCAAGGTCGAAGTGCCGTTGTTCCATCTCATCGGCCTCTCTCCCGAAGGAACGACGGATCTGAACCACACCCTTGTGCTGCTCGACGAAGGGGCCGAGGCGACACTCGTCCAGGAAACCGCTGGAGCGGACCGTGGCAAGGAACCCGGTCTGCATGTCGGCGGTGTCGAGCTGATTCTCCGTCGCGGTTCAAAGCTCCGATTCGTGAACCTTCAGAACTGGGACGAGGCAACCTGGCACCTGAGCCGAGAGCGAGCCCTCGTCGGTGCCGATGCCGCCTTGCAGTGGACGGTAGGTGGCCTCGGTGGCCGGGTCGCGAAGGTGAATCAGGATGTGGCCCTGGTGGGAGAAAAGGCCAGGGCGCAGGTTAACGGTGTCATGTTCACTTCGGGAAGACAGAATCTGACGTACATTACCCGTCAGGATCATATGGCACCGAATACGACCAGCGACCTGCTCTACAAAGGTGGATTGAAGGACAAGTCACGCCTCGTCTGGCGAGGCATGATCAAGGTTGAGCCCGACGCCCAGCATACCGACGCCTACCAGAAGAACGATAACCTCGTCCTCGACGAGGACGCACGGGCTGACTCGATTCCGGGTCTCGAAATCGAGGCCAACGAGGTCCGCTGCACACACGGTGCGACCGCCGGTCCGGTTGATCCGGAGATGGTCTTCTACGCTCAGGCCCGAGGGATCGACCGCGCGACGGCAACCCGGCTCATCGTCGAGGGCTTCTTTGCCAACGTCTATGATCGGATCAGCGTCGAACCGGTCCGAGACACCCTGGCTCAGGCGGTCGCTCAGAAACTCGAGTCTGGCAGCACCTCCTCGTTGAGTCTGACCGAAACCGTCGGCTCCTGA
- a CDS encoding helix-turn-helix domain-containing protein: protein MARKKTSHSRLKLKTVISHRLKEVRQELFGEHGGPELARRLNLPARTWYNYETGVTVPAEVLLAFIDQTGVNPVWLLSGEGPRYRRGLEDQVLSDLTPQELIRRGLEKLEERDPEALSVDHDDAEQTEEFVTVGVVNSEDLAGDVSPLRAIDSILVYHGWLKHPKSTVALRIEDDAMHPILPIGSMVAVDCAIRGAEELQGRIVAARVEGRAVIRWLELSGRHLILRPNRSSPDTPTVAIEPAAVGQGAGPILGQVVWSWSRFI, encoded by the coding sequence GTGGCACGAAAGAAGACCTCGCATTCCCGCCTCAAGCTCAAAACGGTGATCTCTCACCGCTTGAAAGAGGTTCGCCAGGAACTCTTCGGAGAACATGGCGGGCCTGAACTGGCGAGACGGCTGAACCTGCCGGCTCGCACCTGGTACAACTACGAAACCGGTGTCACGGTTCCGGCCGAGGTCCTGCTCGCCTTCATTGATCAGACGGGAGTCAACCCGGTCTGGCTCCTTTCGGGGGAAGGGCCGCGCTATCGTCGCGGTCTGGAAGATCAGGTCCTTTCGGATCTCACTCCCCAGGAATTGATTCGACGAGGTCTGGAGAAGCTCGAAGAGCGTGATCCAGAAGCACTGTCCGTCGACCACGACGACGCTGAGCAGACCGAGGAATTTGTGACGGTCGGGGTCGTCAATTCCGAGGACCTGGCCGGTGATGTCAGCCCGCTGCGGGCGATTGATTCGATCCTCGTTTACCACGGCTGGCTAAAACACCCGAAGTCCACGGTAGCGCTCCGGATCGAGGATGACGCGATGCATCCGATCCTCCCCATCGGCTCGATGGTCGCCGTTGACTGCGCGATCCGAGGGGCTGAGGAGCTTCAAGGACGCATCGTCGCGGCTCGGGTGGAAGGTCGGGCCGTGATCCGATGGCTTGAACTGAGTGGTCGTCACCTGATTCTCCGGCCCAACCGCTCAAGCCCTGATACGCCCACCGTGGCGATCGAACCGGCGGCTGTCGGTCAGGGGGCGGGGCCAATCCTTGGTCAGGTGGTCTGGTCCTGGAGTCGGTTCATCTGA
- the sufC gene encoding Fe-S cluster assembly ATPase SufC, with translation MSKVLEIKNLRVAVEGKEILKGVDLTLRQGEVHALMGPNGSGKSTLSYALMGHPNYEILEGSATLNGVDLLEMEADERAKAGLFLAFQYPTSIPGVTVANFLRHAVTNVRNPDRKEGEELIPMREFRKDLRSVMNELGMDPEFARRYLNEGFSGGEKKRAEVLQLAMLQPSFAILDETDSGLDIDAVRIVSEGVNRVAERQGTGVLVITHYQRILTYIQPQFVHILFGGRIVENGGPELVDQLEREGYDWVRAKYPEAAKDEDELEERAGMTSSSAF, from the coding sequence ATGAGCAAAGTCCTGGAGATCAAGAACCTTCGTGTTGCCGTCGAAGGCAAGGAAATCCTCAAGGGGGTCGATCTGACCCTACGTCAAGGGGAAGTCCATGCCTTGATGGGTCCCAACGGTTCGGGCAAGAGCACGCTGAGCTACGCGTTGATGGGTCACCCGAACTACGAGATTCTCGAAGGTTCTGCCACGCTCAATGGTGTCGACCTGCTGGAAATGGAGGCGGATGAACGGGCGAAAGCAGGACTTTTCCTCGCCTTTCAGTACCCGACCTCCATCCCTGGCGTCACCGTTGCCAACTTCCTCCGGCATGCCGTGACCAACGTTCGCAACCCCGACCGCAAGGAAGGTGAAGAACTCATTCCGATGCGGGAGTTCCGCAAGGACCTGCGGAGCGTGATGAATGAACTCGGCATGGACCCCGAGTTCGCTCGTCGCTACCTCAACGAAGGCTTCTCTGGCGGTGAAAAGAAGCGGGCCGAAGTGCTCCAGCTTGCCATGCTTCAGCCATCGTTCGCCATTCTTGATGAGACGGATAGTGGTCTCGATATCGACGCCGTCCGTATCGTCTCCGAGGGGGTGAATCGCGTGGCCGAACGCCAGGGGACAGGTGTCCTGGTGATCACTCACTACCAGCGCATCCTCACCTACATTCAGCCCCAATTTGTGCACATCCTGTTCGGTGGTCGAATCGTCGAGAACGGCGGGCCTGAACTGGTCGATCAACTGGAACGTGAGGGGTATGACTGGGTCCGAGCCAAGTATCCCGAAGCCGCCAAGGACGAGGACGAACTCGAAGAGCGTGCGGGGATGACCTCTTCTTCGGCCTTCTGA
- a CDS encoding sigma 54-interacting transcriptional regulator — protein MAAVRSSGPRRPETLLQLSGEPVFLLGPTGRFLYVNPAWEELTGIPASTVLGRNDESTIQAPHHSEVLDCFHPPVEAMDGVAVSTIGRVQCLDGPRHWRRLEFWPHHDRDGRVLFILGLVRPMDEASLAPESPGARLRAELWKLREAFEQRLGTDSLIGFGPAHRRLIDQIEAAAVAKVPVLIVGPPGSGKRQVAWTIHSRAGRSDAPFVVIDCAALPAEVIDRELFGSPGARSKGPARLKIDHGSLVLRDVLELPRDLQARLAEALTLPDSPQVRVLALTGGDPEDALREDRLRSDLFYSLSTLVIRLLPLQQRLEELPVLAQHFLDRANRRTGIRRLGFRPEAIETLVQYDWPGNLSELVRVVDFAHQRATTEMIGPEHLPPDIQGHLGSAYLPPAQSQEQFPLDAMLERLERRLIEQALRSARGNKSLAAKMLHISRARLHRRVQELGLAGEPEDESISLSARGDADRD, from the coding sequence ATGGCAGCAGTCCGATCCTCGGGTCCAAGACGCCCGGAGACCTTATTACAACTCTCCGGAGAACCGGTCTTCCTGCTCGGGCCGACCGGGCGCTTTCTCTACGTGAATCCCGCGTGGGAGGAACTGACCGGAATCCCCGCCTCGACGGTCCTGGGACGCAACGACGAATCGACGATCCAGGCCCCCCATCACTCTGAAGTGCTCGATTGCTTTCATCCCCCGGTCGAGGCGATGGACGGAGTCGCTGTCTCGACGATTGGACGGGTTCAGTGTCTCGATGGACCGAGGCACTGGCGACGTCTCGAATTTTGGCCCCACCATGACCGAGACGGACGAGTCCTCTTCATTCTTGGTCTGGTCCGGCCCATGGACGAGGCGTCCCTCGCTCCCGAATCGCCCGGGGCTCGACTCCGGGCGGAGCTCTGGAAACTTCGAGAAGCCTTTGAGCAGCGATTGGGAACGGATTCTCTGATCGGGTTTGGGCCGGCTCATCGACGATTGATCGATCAGATCGAGGCTGCCGCCGTGGCGAAGGTGCCGGTCTTGATCGTCGGGCCTCCCGGCTCGGGCAAACGTCAGGTGGCCTGGACGATCCATTCTCGGGCTGGGCGATCGGATGCTCCCTTCGTGGTGATCGACTGTGCGGCCCTCCCTGCCGAGGTAATCGATCGGGAACTCTTTGGGAGTCCCGGGGCTCGATCGAAAGGTCCTGCTCGTCTCAAGATCGACCATGGTAGTCTGGTCCTGAGAGACGTCCTGGAACTCCCTAGAGATCTTCAAGCCCGCCTCGCCGAAGCCCTGACGCTTCCCGACTCCCCCCAGGTCCGCGTACTTGCCCTGACAGGGGGTGATCCAGAGGACGCTCTGCGGGAAGACCGTCTCAGGTCCGACCTGTTCTACTCCCTTTCGACACTGGTCATCCGCCTCTTGCCGCTTCAGCAGCGCCTGGAGGAGCTTCCCGTTCTGGCTCAGCACTTCCTTGATCGGGCCAACCGACGAACCGGGATTCGGCGGCTCGGTTTTCGTCCCGAAGCAATCGAGACCTTGGTGCAATATGATTGGCCGGGAAATCTCAGCGAGCTGGTCCGGGTCGTCGACTTCGCCCATCAACGGGCAACCACCGAGATGATTGGCCCCGAGCACTTGCCCCCGGACATCCAAGGGCATCTGGGCAGCGCGTACTTGCCTCCGGCGCAATCCCAGGAGCAATTTCCGCTCGACGCGATGCTCGAACGCCTCGAACGTCGCCTGATCGAACAGGCTTTGCGATCGGCTCGGGGCAACAAGTCGTTGGCCGCCAAGATGTTGCACATTTCCCGCGCGCGCTTGCATCGCCGCGTTCAGGAACTCGGGCTTGCGGGAGAGCCTGAGGACGAGAGCATCTCGCTCTCCGCTCGGGGTGATGCCGATCGTGATTGA
- the lpxB gene encoding lipid-A-disaccharide synthase yields the protein MRIFISCGEPSGDLHAANLIRALRRRLPGARYVGFGGPRMAEAGASLLYPLVNLAVMWIVQVILNLHVFVGLLRQAGRSFKEERPDAVVLIDNPGFNWGVARRAKALGIPVIYFVPPQLWAWAGWRVIKVKKYVDHVLCTLPFEPSWYRDRGFQGAEYVGHPYFDELADRLLDDAFLAEQRARSGRVVALLPGSRTQEVERNFPMMLRAAALVARSRPEVRFAVACLHDRHRDRCAEMIADEPLVAGLPIELYSGRTPELIRLADLCWAVSGSVSLELMTEALPTVVVYKLGAAHLWLANKIVQVRYMTLVNLLADAELMPEYPTSGDVSQEMADHALTWLNDEAERLRVSESLAALRDRVVLPGATERAADRIAALLTADRPAPRGPHRPLRVPSSQDERIEQTG from the coding sequence ATGCGGATCTTCATCTCCTGCGGTGAGCCGAGTGGCGACCTGCATGCCGCAAACCTGATCCGGGCGCTTCGTCGCCGTCTACCGGGTGCCCGGTATGTCGGCTTTGGCGGACCCCGGATGGCCGAGGCTGGGGCGTCGCTGCTTTACCCGCTGGTCAACTTGGCAGTCATGTGGATTGTCCAGGTGATTCTGAATCTCCACGTCTTCGTCGGCCTGCTCCGCCAGGCGGGGCGTTCCTTCAAAGAGGAACGGCCCGACGCGGTTGTCTTGATCGACAATCCCGGTTTCAACTGGGGAGTGGCCCGCAGGGCCAAGGCGCTTGGAATTCCGGTCATTTACTTCGTCCCTCCCCAGCTCTGGGCCTGGGCCGGCTGGCGCGTGATCAAGGTGAAGAAGTACGTGGATCACGTCCTCTGCACCTTGCCGTTTGAGCCCTCATGGTACCGGGACCGAGGTTTTCAAGGGGCCGAGTATGTTGGCCACCCTTACTTCGACGAACTGGCGGATCGGCTACTCGATGACGCCTTTCTGGCCGAGCAGCGGGCACGATCCGGCCGGGTCGTCGCGTTACTTCCGGGCTCAAGGACGCAGGAAGTCGAACGCAATTTCCCAATGATGCTCCGCGCCGCGGCCCTTGTGGCCCGGTCGCGACCGGAAGTCCGGTTTGCCGTGGCCTGTTTGCACGATCGGCACCGCGACCGTTGTGCCGAGATGATCGCCGACGAGCCGCTGGTGGCTGGGCTTCCGATCGAGCTTTATTCCGGTCGGACTCCGGAACTGATCCGACTGGCCGATCTCTGCTGGGCCGTTTCCGGTTCCGTGAGCCTGGAACTGATGACCGAGGCCTTGCCGACCGTCGTGGTCTACAAGCTCGGGGCGGCACATCTCTGGCTGGCGAATAAGATTGTCCAGGTCCGCTACATGACTCTGGTGAATCTGTTGGCCGATGCCGAGCTGATGCCCGAGTATCCCACCTCGGGCGATGTCTCTCAGGAGATGGCCGATCACGCATTGACCTGGCTCAACGATGAGGCTGAGCGGCTTCGCGTCTCGGAATCACTGGCCGCTTTGCGCGATCGGGTCGTCTTGCCCGGAGCGACCGAGCGCGCGGCTGACCGGATCGCCGCCTTGCTGACGGCCGATCGTCCGGCCCCTCGTGGTCCTCACCGACCGTTGCGGGTGCCGAGCAGTCAGGACGAGCGCATCGAGCAAACAGGCTGA
- the sufB gene encoding Fe-S cluster assembly protein SufB — MATDLNAQVKGINEEYKYGFRDSDANYNFKSQKGLSAEVVNQISEMKGEPDWMRQIRLKALEVFWQKPTPNWGGVLSELDYNDIYYYMRAADRQGKSWDDVPADIKRTFDKLGIPEAEKKFLAGVGAQYESEVVYHSLREDLQKLGVIFTDTDSAVREYPDLVREYFGTIIPHDDNKFAALNTAVWSGGSFVYIPAGVKVDIPLQAYFRINAENMGQFERTLIIVEEGAQVHYVEGCTAPMYTTESLHSAVVEIIVKKGGRCRYTTIQNWANNIYNLVTKRAVAHEDALMEWVDGNLGSRLTMKYPAVHMRGKGARGEILSIAFAGKGQHQDAGGKVVHEAPYTSSRIISKSISKNGGRSSYRGLLKVMDGAKGSKSNVVCDALILDPISRSDTYPYIEIEEDDVKLGHEASVSKIGEEQLFYLMSRGLSEAEASTLIVSGFIEPLVKELPMEYAVEMNKLIQLQMEGSVG; from the coding sequence ATGGCAACCGACCTCAACGCCCAGGTGAAGGGCATCAACGAAGAGTACAAGTATGGCTTCCGTGATTCGGACGCCAACTATAACTTTAAGAGCCAGAAAGGCTTGTCTGCGGAGGTTGTCAATCAGATCTCCGAGATGAAGGGAGAGCCTGACTGGATGCGGCAGATCCGCCTGAAGGCCCTTGAGGTCTTCTGGCAGAAGCCTACCCCGAACTGGGGCGGTGTCCTATCGGAACTCGACTACAACGACATTTACTACTATATGAGGGCCGCCGACCGGCAAGGGAAGTCGTGGGACGACGTGCCGGCTGACATCAAGCGGACCTTCGATAAGCTCGGCATTCCCGAGGCCGAGAAGAAGTTTCTTGCCGGTGTTGGCGCTCAGTATGAATCTGAGGTCGTCTATCACAGCCTTCGTGAAGACTTGCAGAAGCTCGGCGTGATCTTCACTGATACCGACTCGGCCGTCCGGGAGTATCCGGATCTGGTCCGCGAGTATTTCGGCACGATCATCCCGCACGACGACAACAAGTTCGCCGCCCTGAACACTGCCGTCTGGTCGGGAGGCTCGTTCGTCTACATCCCCGCTGGGGTGAAGGTGGACATCCCGCTGCAGGCCTACTTCCGGATCAATGCCGAGAACATGGGCCAGTTTGAGCGAACCTTGATCATTGTCGAAGAAGGTGCTCAGGTCCATTATGTCGAAGGCTGCACCGCCCCGATGTACACGACCGAGAGCCTTCACTCGGCCGTCGTCGAGATCATCGTCAAGAAGGGCGGCCGCTGCCGCTACACGACGATCCAGAACTGGGCGAACAACATCTACAACCTCGTGACCAAGCGAGCGGTCGCCCACGAGGACGCCTTGATGGAGTGGGTCGACGGCAATCTCGGTAGCCGCCTGACCATGAAGTACCCCGCCGTCCACATGCGAGGCAAAGGGGCTCGCGGCGAGATCCTCTCGATCGCCTTCGCCGGCAAGGGGCAACACCAGGATGCCGGCGGCAAGGTCGTTCACGAGGCGCCTTACACCTCCAGCCGAATCATCTCCAAGTCAATCTCGAAGAACGGCGGCCGATCGAGTTATCGAGGCCTCCTCAAGGTGATGGACGGGGCGAAGGGCTCGAAGTCGAACGTCGTCTGCGACGCCTTGATCCTCGACCCGATCAGCCGATCAGATACATACCCGTACATCGAGATCGAGGAAGATGATGTCAAGCTCGGCCACGAGGCCAGCGTCTCGAAAATCGGCGAGGAGCAGCTCTTCTACCTGATGAGCAGAGGTCTCTCCGAAGCCGAGGCCAGCACCTTGATCGTCTCCGGCTTCATTGAGCCTCTGGTCAAGGAGCTGCCGATGGAATACGCCGTCGAAATGAACAAGCTGATCCAGCTTCAGATGGAAGGCTCGGTCGGCTAA
- a CDS encoding sigma 54-interacting transcriptional regulator — MPWIPHVMILDDDPRVLESLVPGFVQELGRSLSQSREIAGLLRRGAAPDDARGPVRIKVSAHGFESNRVASFRYRSPFEVHLHLVRERGGSFEVARRLLNQQTFAAVVSDQRFSDDAGGQRAGQYFVAEAARVHPEVQGLLYSAYPRPDDFPSDRFIRKGAGGSGGADDLAEQVVRAVERHQAVPAVRAFAQEIGDRGLISQSESFGAVIAQLFDLAQLIGSADVPSGSRMRRPLPCLLIDGESGTGKRGLAELFHAASDRRSAPLVVASCSELTNETLLRSILFGHKRGAFTDAREDRPGLVSAAGKGVLLLDDVHRLPPACSAILHSFLEDGEYGRLGEEEIRRRAECAVVLTVETGPWRERRQSGELPVAFLARVERLLVAVPPLRDRPEDIEAQARWLTRTLSAELGVDLELADDAVARLKTLRFEESNSRELRNVLERAIYRHYREADQLEWAQIEPFASAGERTVRSSLVSQASTSSPRPPSTATQNDWQRRLRALAAKILAKGTDLDADEARQVADSLFDERFPGAWEAVQQSRDWQEGQPPLPLPLWEDLWRCFSVSWLGGPSPAEKDLGIPANTLRQWINDRESR; from the coding sequence ATGCCCTGGATTCCGCATGTGATGATCCTCGACGACGATCCGAGGGTCCTCGAATCGCTCGTCCCCGGCTTCGTGCAGGAACTGGGACGCAGCCTGTCGCAGAGCCGAGAAATTGCCGGGCTACTCCGTCGCGGAGCGGCTCCCGACGATGCTCGGGGGCCAGTGCGGATCAAGGTCTCGGCGCATGGTTTCGAGAGCAATCGGGTTGCATCTTTCCGCTACCGATCCCCGTTCGAGGTCCATCTGCATCTCGTTCGGGAACGGGGAGGATCGTTCGAGGTGGCTCGGCGGCTCTTGAACCAGCAGACCTTTGCGGCGGTGGTCTCAGATCAGCGCTTCTCGGATGATGCGGGAGGGCAACGCGCCGGTCAATATTTCGTCGCCGAGGCGGCGCGGGTGCACCCCGAAGTTCAGGGCCTGCTGTACTCAGCCTATCCCCGGCCCGACGATTTTCCGAGCGATCGGTTTATTCGTAAGGGGGCGGGCGGCTCGGGAGGGGCCGATGATCTGGCCGAACAGGTTGTTCGAGCCGTTGAGCGCCACCAGGCGGTTCCGGCGGTCCGAGCCTTTGCTCAGGAAATCGGGGATCGCGGCCTGATCTCTCAATCGGAGAGTTTTGGCGCGGTGATCGCGCAGCTTTTCGATCTGGCCCAGTTGATTGGATCGGCGGACGTGCCTTCGGGCAGTCGGATGAGGCGTCCCCTGCCCTGCCTCTTGATCGACGGCGAGAGTGGGACCGGCAAGCGAGGTCTGGCCGAGTTGTTTCATGCGGCCTCGGACCGGCGATCGGCCCCTCTGGTCGTCGCGTCGTGCAGCGAACTCACCAACGAAACCTTGCTTCGGAGCATCCTCTTCGGCCACAAACGAGGGGCATTTACCGATGCGAGGGAAGATCGCCCCGGTCTGGTGTCCGCGGCCGGCAAGGGAGTACTTCTGCTCGACGACGTGCATCGGTTGCCGCCTGCCTGTTCCGCCATCCTGCATTCGTTTCTCGAAGACGGCGAATACGGTCGGCTTGGGGAAGAGGAAATCCGCCGACGCGCCGAGTGTGCCGTCGTCCTCACCGTCGAAACGGGTCCCTGGCGCGAACGCCGGCAGTCAGGGGAATTGCCCGTCGCCTTCCTGGCTCGGGTCGAGCGATTGCTGGTCGCGGTCCCTCCGCTCCGTGATCGTCCGGAAGACATTGAGGCCCAGGCCCGATGGCTCACCCGCACCCTCTCCGCTGAGCTCGGGGTCGATCTTGAACTGGCCGACGATGCGGTCGCTCGACTGAAAACGCTCAGGTTTGAGGAAAGCAACAGCCGCGAATTACGCAATGTGTTGGAGCGGGCCATCTATCGTCACTATCGCGAGGCGGATCAGCTGGAATGGGCGCAGATTGAGCCCTTTGCCTCCGCTGGCGAGCGGACAGTTCGGTCTTCTTTGGTGTCCCAGGCGTCGACCTCTTCACCTCGCCCCCCCTCAACTGCTACCCAGAATGACTGGCAACGCCGACTGCGGGCCCTGGCCGCCAAGATTCTGGCGAAGGGGACGGACCTTGATGCCGACGAGGCCCGGCAGGTGGCCGACTCGTTGTTTGACGAGCGGTTTCCCGGAGCCTGGGAGGCCGTTCAACAGAGCAGAGACTGGCAGGAGGGGCAGCCTCCCCTCCCCTTGCCCCTCTGGGAGGACCTCTGGCGATGCTTCTCCGTGAGCTGGCTCGGAGGGCCTTCACCCGCGGAAAAGGACCTCGGGATTCCGGCCAATACCCTCCGCCAGTGGATCAACGACCGGGAGTCGCGGTGA